From Scomber scombrus chromosome 13, fScoSco1.1, whole genome shotgun sequence, a single genomic window includes:
- the LOC133992597 gene encoding helix-loop-helix protein 15-like — protein sequence MALTIRAPQSENRSVMLSPDQPKPDLVWGQMQAETLLDSFNVQGAPVSVEPVDGDSKLHSMHAPNLSREEKRRRRRATAKYRSAHATRERIRVVAFNVAFAELRKLLPTLPPDKRLSKIEILRLAICYISYLNHVLDV from the exons ATGGCACTCACTATCA GAGCTCCTCAGTCTGAAAACAGGAGTGTGATGCTCAGTCCTGACCAGCCCAAACCTGACCTAGTTTGGGGACAAATGCAGGCAGAGACCCTGTTGGACTCTTTCAATGTGCAGGGTGCTCCTGTATCGGTCGAGCCTGTTGATGGAGATAGCAAGCTGCACTCCATGCATGCACCCAATCTCAGTAGGGAGGAGAAAAGGCGACGGAGGCGCGCAACAGCTAAATACAGATCTGCGCACGCCACCAGGGAGCGGATCCGCGTAGTTGCCTTCAACGTTGCCTTTGCAGAGCTTAGGAAACTGCTACCAACACTCCCACCAGACAAGAGGCTGTCCAAAATAGAGATCCTGAGACTTGCAATTTGTTACATCTCCTACCTCAACCATGTGCTGGATGTTTAG